A region from the Bacillus thuringiensis genome encodes:
- a CDS encoding 1-deoxy-D-xylulose-5-phosphate reductoisomerase — MVKYISILGSTGSIGTSALDVVTSHPEHFKIIGLTANHNIDLLEQQIHTFHPRIVSVSTKELADALRKRISKDTKVTYGTDGLIEVATYPDSNLVLSSVVGVSGLLPTIEALKAKKDIAIANKETLVAAGHIVTDLAKRNGCRLIPVDSEHSAIFQCLNGENTQEIERLIVTASGGAFRDKTREEMEILQAKDALKHPNWLMGAKLTIDSATLMNKGFEIMEARWLFDIPYEKIDVLIHKESIIHSLVEFIDGSIMAQLGAPDMRIPIQYAFHYPTRLLSDYKKLNLLEIASLHFEKPNFKKFPCLHYAYESGKIGGTTPAVLNAANEIANSLYLQNEISFFDIEKTIYSTLEAHHSIANPDLETVLDADHWAREYANELLIRR, encoded by the coding sequence ATGGTAAAATATATTTCGATTCTTGGTTCAACTGGCTCAATTGGTACGTCTGCATTAGATGTAGTCACTTCTCATCCGGAACATTTTAAAATTATTGGTTTAACAGCAAATCACAATATTGACCTTCTTGAACAACAAATACATACATTTCACCCTCGAATTGTAAGCGTAAGCACAAAAGAATTAGCAGATGCACTTCGGAAGCGAATTTCGAAGGACACAAAAGTCACATATGGAACAGATGGATTAATTGAAGTTGCAACTTACCCTGATTCTAATCTTGTATTATCTTCAGTTGTCGGTGTTTCTGGTCTCCTTCCAACAATTGAAGCATTAAAAGCGAAAAAAGATATAGCAATTGCGAACAAAGAAACATTAGTTGCGGCAGGGCATATTGTGACAGATTTAGCGAAACGAAACGGCTGCCGCTTAATTCCAGTAGACAGTGAGCACTCTGCCATTTTTCAATGTTTAAATGGGGAAAATACTCAAGAAATCGAGAGGCTTATTGTTACTGCTTCAGGCGGTGCATTTCGAGATAAAACGCGTGAGGAAATGGAAATCTTACAAGCTAAAGATGCCTTAAAGCATCCCAACTGGTTAATGGGAGCAAAACTAACCATTGATTCAGCTACTTTAATGAACAAAGGCTTTGAAATCATGGAAGCACGTTGGTTATTTGATATCCCTTATGAGAAAATTGATGTTTTAATTCATAAAGAAAGTATTATTCATTCTTTAGTTGAATTTATAGATGGCTCTATCATGGCACAGCTCGGTGCCCCTGATATGAGAATACCGATTCAATATGCGTTTCATTATCCAACTAGATTACTATCAGACTATAAAAAATTAAACCTATTAGAGATAGCTAGCCTACATTTTGAAAAACCAAATTTCAAAAAATTCCCTTGCCTACATTATGCATATGAATCCGGGAAAATTGGTGGTACAACACCTGCTGTTTTAAATGCAGCGAACGAAATTGCAAATTCGCTATATTTACAAAATGAAATTTCATTTTTTGATATTGAAAAAACAATTTATTCTACTCTTGAAGCTCATCATAGCATTGCAAATCCAGATTTGGAAACAGTATTAGACGCCGATCATTGGGCTCGTGAATATGCAAACGAATTATTAATTAGAAGATGA